One Glycine soja cultivar W05 chromosome 7, ASM419377v2, whole genome shotgun sequence genomic window, AATTGACGTAGTTTATGATGGGAAGTTAACACCGTCAGCTCAATTGGacggaaaaaataaaattgctaTGTTTCTTTTCTTAAGTGTTCTCATTGCCGTGTAAATCTTTCTCATGATTACTTTAATTTTCAACCTAAACAAGGATATgaacattttaataattaagaaacttaattgaactttttaagttttaattaagaaactaaatatataagtaagtcctttttttcctttttcacgtGACATGTGGTGTTATCATgctaaagagtaaaaaatataaaaagaaaacgaTTCGTTAAGATACACAAACTATCAGAAATTAATGCTTTCTACTCAGCAACTCCTCCTTGGAGAATCGCAAATTTACATGTAAGTCCCCATTTGACCACCTCTAGAAACATGACCTTAGACTATATTATCTACGGGATGTCAAAGGAGTGACAAAATGGTCAAATCCAAACCAtacactaaaagaaaaaaaaaaaaacttgcatgAGAGAAAGCACTAATTGCTTAAATTTTGcttctcttccttttcctccattgtaagtaaataaatttacaaaataaccCTCAATcttgtcttttcttttcctccatagACATCATCTGGGTCTTACCCCAATTTGCCACCTGATGCCCACATGAATTAATTATCATCAAGAGCCACAATGGTAGGAATTTGACCATCGTtagcaaaatcaattttattcagcTGTAAGCAGCATAAGACTTGCTCTGGCAGTTCCTCTTGCTTCTGTGCCTGTGAAAAACATAGAAAAAAGGGTATCAAAATATGGAACCTTTTTCATATAGCAATCAGTCAGCTGGAAAAAACATCAGACTTGCTAAAGCTAAGTTCTAAAAGAAGGAAGATATAATTTTTCGTTTGGCATGCTCCAAACTCAATTTAGAGATATGTTTGGTTACTCTCAAATGTATGGCTGCACATAAAATTTTGCCtaaaaactcagttttataGAAGGAACACGTGGCTTGCTTTTGCAAACTCCACTCACTAACTTAAATTTAATCCAAAATTaagtttgtaaattttaatccaAACGTGCTCTAAATCATGACCTGGAAAGGATTTCCAAAAAGATTTTACTGTGGAATACTTCTTGATTGTATGTTCAGCAACGAGTTAAATTCCACCtaatctttcaatctttttatttACTCAAAAATATGACGGAAGGTATAATTATGAGGAAAACAATGAAAGTGGACTGAAGAACGCCCTATACTGGTAATTTAGAGAAATCTAATATTGTCTTTTGCAAGgaaatttaatagtttttatattaaatataaaaagaatgaCAATAATTGCATCGATACAACTGATGAATCAAATAATTGAGTCTATCATCTGTCCAAGAGAGGGAGTAGTTTGACTAACTTGATACCTAAAgtgttcaaataaaattttgcaaGAACATACTATACCTGGATAGTTAAGCCCAGATTAAGTACTACATTCTTTGTACGGTCTCGTAGTGAATGAAGTGCTTTCCTTGATATATAGCTAAAGCGATGTATATCCAAGTCAATTTCAAAATAGTTAGGTCCCTGCAATGAAGATACCTAAATTAACAGCAGATATACAAGGATATGAAGATTTATTGTATGGTAAAGTGAGCTTCATTTTGTGTGGTAATTAAATTGAGCTTCACCCTATGTTATAGGAAATAGCTAGATAATAGATATTAGAACTTCGGTAACATCATTCTTCCCTATGTAAAAATACTTTGTTAAAGAATTCAACATAGATTATGCCATTTCTAGAAACATTGAAAACAGAACAATCACAACCATTTCTGAAAAACCCAAAATCATATGGAGAGCCTAGGATATTGGATTACTACAACTATAGTTTACCCAATAGGAGAGCAATAAACCAAAGTTGCAAGTTAATCTGTCAACAACCTAGTTAATGTAACTGCATAGAGCTTTGACTTGTGAACATCTCTAAAATAGATATAATGGAGTTTATATTATTTACGTATGCATTATGGGGACAAATTATCCAATAAGGTTGATGGAGATGCCCAAAGGTAAAAGGTTGTCATTAGATCAAAATATTTCTAAATTGTATATACCAAAGGTAAAAGGTAAAAGGTTATGAATAAAGTTGTATATAAAATTTCCCATACTCGATGAACTCAATTCCAATAGGATGAATATGCCAAATATTGATATTTGGAAACAAGTCATTTTAAACTAAGAGATAAATACATTTGTATATACCTTAAAGAATTTGTGTTGAGGGCGTGAAAGCACTGGCTTGCCATTGTAAGCATGTATAAGCTTTCTTTCTGCGGAATTTAGCTGAAGGTCCTCTGGATTAACCACCCCTGCCAAAATTTTTAGCCTTTCACTAAAGGGAACCAAGCTTTCTTGTGCAAACCCTTTCACCTTTTCCATCTCATCATCTACTAATCTCTGTGAAAACAACActgttattaaaattaaaaaaaataaataaagtagcCAAGTTGGAGTCACTGCAGCAAAACTAGATAGAAAATCTATACTAAGTATCACTAGAAAAAGAATGAGCATATTTCATCAAGAATCTAGTTCAAATGTGAAGCCAAGAATTTCTAGCACATTTATATCTGGATAATACACGAGGGTAATCATTTGATGGTATATAATAAACAACTTATTTAAGAATTACCCGTAAGCCTTGGTGAAAAGATAGTGTGACTGATGATGAGAAAAAGGAATAAGAGTGGAAAAAATTTCATATGGTTTTTTATTGAGTGCTAGCCTGCAAGCCCTGAGGATCCCTCCTTAATTGCTTGGTAAGGCAACAACTATTTAATGCGAAATAATCAAATATTGAAATTCTATAGCCTTtaggaagcaaaagaagaaagctGTCAACACTtagatattttcttttacttacAAATACGTTTTAGGGGAAAACTATTGTAAACCGGCAGATTTGAGATTCAAAACATGCAATTATTGATTAGAAGAGATACCTTGATGCTCTCCTGAAAGTGAGGAGAGGTATCTTTGGCAAAATTCTCagacaatttaaaatataatacaaggCTCATGCCTTCCCCATCAGCATCACCAGGGAACATGCTAGCAGCATATGTTGGCAACTGGAACAAAAGGAACGCAATTAAGCTATGTAGAATTCTTGCATGTTGTTCAAACAGAAAAACAACATCAATAAAACCTTGTTATAGGTGAATTTATCAGTTCAGAAGCATATATGTGGTCTGAGATGGAGAGTGAACCTGTATATTAACAAGAAGGAGGGAAGGTACTTTCTCATGTTCTTTGACAGAAGGAAGTTCTAGATGCTGAGCAATGTGATTTACCTTCCGGGGACATGCAAATAAATCAACACCTATTGGTATATAAGGGCTAAAATCTGGAGCAGGACACTTTTGCTTATCTCTGCATAGTTcattattatcatatataataagttaataatatcaAGCTTTCAgatgaaataaaaggaaatcaaaTGATTAATGGATATAGATTGCATAACATAAGATTGAAAGATACAATTTGCTGACATGCCTGAAAAAATTTACTCCGCGGAGGTTGAAAACTGAAGGTGAAACTGCAGACCAAGAACCAGGGCATGGCTTCTCTTGAGTTGTATTTAGAATCTGAAGGCCAGCTCTAGGACGATAAAGAAATCTCTCAGGTTCACCTGCCCATTCACTCATTTATTGTTAAAATTCCTCTAGGTCTAGATATATAAAATGGTTCATTATCatgaatttttaatgttttagtgCTTTGACCAGACCAAATAATAGTATAGAAAAGTGACTAAGA contains:
- the LOC114419852 gene encoding uncharacterized protein LOC114419852 — translated: MLGGFVKKISSTMVGCASNPNRKSNVQKRENKKFRKHASLADMPKKRHSNAGSRVGDYPVGDFINLDFEKGASAKGRKSDVSNMKLCLAQLQHHNHSKKDANGKNHEDAWFDSVSIIESESDDDFISVHGDGFPFVSNALGSVPNTQLLQYENASCVVDSGYKYDGLCDSYFKAGEPERFLYRPRAGLQILNTTQEKPCPGSWSAVSPSVFNLRGVNFFRDKQKCPAPDFSPYIPIGVDLFACPRKVNHIAQHLELPSVKEHEKVPSLLLVNIQLPTYAASMFPGDADGEGMSLVLYFKLSENFAKDTSPHFQESIKRLVDDEMEKVKGFAQESLVPFSERLKILAGVVNPEDLQLNSAERKLIHAYNGKPVLSRPQHKFFKGPNYFEIDLDIHRFSYISRKALHSLRDRTKNVVLNLGLTIQAQKQEELPEQVLCCLQLNKIDFANDGQIPTIVALDDN